From a single Leopardus geoffroyi isolate Oge1 chromosome E1, O.geoffroyi_Oge1_pat1.0, whole genome shotgun sequence genomic region:
- the FAM83G gene encoding protein FAM83G, with protein sequence MAFSQVQCLDDNHVNWRSSESKPEFFYSEEQRLALEALVAHGREAFYEVLKRENIRDFLSELELKRILETIEVYDPGSEDPRGAKWPRGPEDNGVGDSEEASRAGGTPTEAEPPPSLEYWPQKSDRSIPQLDLGWPDTIAYRGVTRASVYMQPPIDGQAHIKEVVRKMISQAQKVIAVVMDMFTDVDIFKDLLEAGFKRKVAVYIIVDESNVKYFLHMCERARMHLGHLKNLRVRSSGGTEFFTRSATKFKGALAQKFMFVDGDRAICGSYSFTWSAARTDRNVISVLSGQVVEMFDRQFQELYLMSHGVSLKGIPMEKEPEPEPIVLPSVVPLVPSGTVAKKLVNPKYALVKAKSADEIAKTSSEKQEGKKPPGLRGAALAERPGDLAEAPPPIHPGLLNLERANMFEYLPTWVEPDPEPGSDILGYINIIDPNIWNPQPSQMNRIKIRDTSQAGTQLWRQSQDCGPTPGPGAPEDRVPAESAKNGLPQGDPEPQPPVPKPRTVPVAELLAQHGGDGVDWALAAPGEETPQNGTDHEPPRTPGPGHAPLQRQVSVTQDDPDGHGAVIPNGLDGEEEEDDDDYVTLSDQDSLSGSSGLGPGPRRPSAASSSVSDEYFEVRGRSAPLQRRHSEQVANGPAQPPRRQLSAPHMTRGTFGGPLGGSPWAPGREREEAGTPRRMQAPYSTDKETQGQQIPHYRVPASGTRDKDGFLRPVRTSGPPRYRAAAADGTQSSTRKASPAVTSTYPWQAKAGPVPRTLADPGTPRPARNASPQADGRVAEEHPSPFGIPYSKLSQSKHLKARTGSGQWASSDSKRRAQAPRHHKEP encoded by the exons ATGGCCTTCTCTCAGGTGCAGTGTCTGGACGACAACCACGTCAACTGGCGCTCCAGCGAGTCCAAGCCCGAGTTCTTCTACAGCGAGGAGCAGCGGCTGGCCCTGGAGGCCCTGGTGGCCCACGGCCGCGAGGCCTTCTACGAGGTGCTGAAGCGCGAGAACATCCGTGACTTCCTCTCGGAGCTGGAGCTCAAGCGCATCCTGGAGACCATCGAGGTGTACGACCCGGGCTCGGAGGACCCGAGGGGTGCCAAGTGGCCCCGGGGGCCCGAGGACAATGGGGTTGGTGACAGCGAGGAGGCCAGCAGGGCAGGTGGGACCCCCACCGAGGCCGAGCCACCGCCCTCTCTGGAGTACTGGCCCCAGAAGTCCGACCGATCCATCCCGCAGCTGGACCTGGGCTGGCCCGACACCATTGCCTACCGCGGTGTGACCCGGGCCAGCGTCTACATGCAGCCGCCTATCGATGGGCAGGCCCACATCAAAGAGGTGGTGCGAAAGATGATCAGCCAGGCCCAGAAG GTGATCGCCGTGGTCATGGACATGTTCACTGACGTGGACATCTTCAAGGACCTGCTGGAGGCCGGCTTCAAGAGGAAGGTGGCCGTGTACATCATCGTGGACGAGAGCAATGTCAAGTACTTCCTGCACATGTGTGAGCGGGCCCGCATGCACCTGGGGCACCTCAAG AATCTCAGGGTGCGGAGCAGCGGGGGAACAGAGTTCTTCACACGGTCGGCCACCAAGTTCAAGGGTGCCCTGGCCCAGAAGTTCATGTTCGTGGATGGAGACCGGGCCATCTGCGGCTCCTACAG CTTCACGTGGTCGGCCGCGAGGACAGACCGCAACGTGATCTCCGTGCTGTCTGGCCAGGTGGTGGAGATGTTTGACCGGCAGTTCCAGGAGCTGTACCTCATGTCCCACGGTGTCAGCCTCAAGGGCATCCCCATGGAGaaggagccggagccggagcccaTCGTGCTGCCCTCCGTGGTACCACTGGTGCCCTCGGGCACGGTAGCCAAGAAGCTTGTCAACCCCAAGTACGCGCTGGTCAAGGCCAAGAGTGCCGACGAGATCGCCAAgacctcctctgagaagcaggAGGGGAAGAAGCCCCCGGGGCTGCGGGGCGCGGCGCTGGCCGAGCGGCCGGGAGACCTCGCCGAGGCGCCCCCACCTATCCACCCTGGGCTGCTCAACCTGGAGCGGGCCAACATGTTCGAGTACCTGCCCACGTGGGTGGAGCCGGACCCGGAGCCCGGCAGTGACATCCTGGGCTACATCAATATCATTGACCCCAACATCTGGAACCCCCAGCCCAGCCAGATGAACCGCATCAAGATCCGAGACACTTCCCAAGCTGGCACCCAGCTGTGGAGGCAAAGCCAggactgtggccccacccccgGGCCCGGTGCCCCCGAGGACAGGGTCCCAGCTGAGAGCGCTAAGAACGGCCTTCCCCAGGGGGACCCTGAGCCACAGCCCCCCGTGCCCAAGCCCCGGACAGTCCCTGTGGCAGAGCTGCTTGCCCAGCATGGCGGCGACGGTGTGGACTGGGCCCTGGCGGCCCCAGGGGAGGAGACGCCCCAGAATGGGACAGACCATGAGCCGCCCAGGACACCGGGCCCAGGCCATGCCCCACTCCAGCGGCAGGTGTCTGTGACCCAGGATGACCCTGACGGCCACGGAGCGGTGATCCCCAATGGGCTagatggggaagaggaggaagacgaTGATGACTATGTGACCCTCAGTGACCAGGACAGCCTCTCAGGCAGCTCTGGCCTTGGCCCTGGCCCCCGGCGGCCCTCGGCGGCCTCCTCTTCTGTATCGGACGAGTACTTTGAGGTGAGGGGGCGCTCAGCCCCTCTGCAGAGGCGCCACTCGGAGCAGGTAGCCAACGGGCCAGCCCAGCCCCCCCGACGACAGCTGAGTGCCCCCCACATGACCCGCGGGACCTTTGgtggacccctgggtggctcgccGTGGGCCCCAGGTCGGGAGAGAGAAGAGGCGGGTACTCCAAGGAGGATGCAGGCTCCGTACTCCACGGACAAGGAGACCCAG GGCCAACAGATCCCCCATTATAGAGTCCCTGCCTCGGGGACCAGGGATAAAGATGGCTTCCTGCGGCCCGTGAGGACCTCGGGACCCCCGCGGTACCGCGCTGCGGCTGCCGATGGCACCCAGAGCTCTACCAGGAAAGCAAGCCCAGCCGTAACAAGCACGTACCCCTGGCAGGCCAAGGCTGGCCCCGTGCCCCGCACGCTGGCAGATCCCGGGACTCCAAGGCCGGCCCGAAATGCCAGCCCCCAGGCCGATGGCAGGGTCGCTGAAGAGCATCCAAGTCCTTTTGGAATCCCCTACTCCAAACTGTCCCAGTCAAAGCACCTGAAGGCCAGGACGGGCAGCGGCCAGTGGGCCTCATCTGATTCTAAACGGAGGGCCCAGGCCCCCCGGCACCACAAGGAACCCTAG